Proteins co-encoded in one Zymomonas mobilis subsp. mobilis ATCC 10988 genomic window:
- a CDS encoding sugar porter family MFS transporter, translating into MSSESSQGLVTRLALIAAIGGLLFGYDSAVIAAIGTPVDIHFIAPRHLSATAAASLSGMVVVAVLVGCVTGSLLSGWIGIRFGRRGGLLMSSICFVAAGFGAALTEKLFGTGGSALQIFCFFRFLAGLGIGVVSTLTPTYIAEIAPPDKRGQMVSGQQMAIVTGALTGYIFTWLLAHFGSIDWVNASGWCWSPASEGLIGIAFLLLLLTAPDTPHWLVMKGRHSEASKILARLEPQADPNLTIQKIKAGFDKAMDKSSAGLFAFGITVVFAGVSVAAFQQLVGINAVLYYAPQMFQNLGFGADTALLQTISIGVVNFIFTMIASRVVDRFGRKPLLIWGALGMAAMMAVLGCCFWFKVGGVLPLASVLLYIAVFGMSWGPVCWVVLSEMFPSSIKGAAMPIAVTGQWLANILVNFLFKVADGSPALNQTFNHGFSYLVFAALSILGGLIVARFVPETKGRSLDEIEEMWRSQK; encoded by the coding sequence ATGAGTTCTGAAAGTAGTCAGGGTCTAGTCACGCGACTAGCCCTAATCGCTGCTATAGGCGGCTTGCTTTTCGGTTACGATTCAGCGGTTATCGCTGCAATCGGTACACCGGTTGATATCCATTTTATTGCCCCTCGTCACCTGTCTGCTACGGCTGCGGCTTCCCTTTCTGGGATGGTCGTTGTTGCTGTTTTGGTCGGTTGTGTTACCGGTTCTTTGCTGTCTGGCTGGATTGGTATTCGCTTCGGTCGTCGCGGCGGATTGTTGATGAGTTCCATTTGTTTCGTCGCCGCCGGTTTTGGTGCTGCGTTAACCGAAAAATTATTTGGAACCGGTGGTTCGGCTTTACAAATTTTTTGCTTTTTCCGGTTTCTTGCCGGTTTAGGTATCGGTGTCGTTTCAACCTTGACCCCAACCTATATTGCTGAAATTGCTCCGCCAGACAAACGTGGTCAGATGGTTTCTGGTCAGCAGATGGCCATTGTGACGGGTGCTTTAACCGGTTATATCTTTACCTGGTTACTGGCTCATTTCGGTTCTATCGATTGGGTTAATGCCAGTGGTTGGTGCTGGTCTCCGGCTTCAGAAGGCCTGATCGGTATTGCCTTCTTATTGCTGCTGTTAACCGCACCGGATACGCCGCATTGGTTGGTGATGAAGGGACGTCATTCCGAGGCTAGCAAAATCCTTGCTCGTCTGGAACCGCAAGCCGATCCTAATCTGACGATTCAAAAGATTAAAGCTGGCTTTGATAAAGCCATGGACAAAAGCAGCGCAGGTTTGTTTGCTTTTGGTATCACCGTTGTTTTTGCCGGGGTATCCGTTGCTGCCTTCCAGCAGTTGGTCGGTATTAACGCCGTGCTGTATTATGCACCGCAGATGTTCCAGAATTTAGGTTTTGGAGCTGATACGGCATTATTGCAGACCATCTCTATCGGTGTTGTGAACTTCATCTTCACCATGATTGCTTCCCGTGTTGTTGACCGCTTCGGCCGTAAACCTCTGCTTATTTGGGGTGCTCTCGGTATGGCTGCAATGATGGCTGTTTTAGGCTGCTGTTTCTGGTTCAAAGTCGGTGGTGTTTTGCCTTTGGCTTCTGTGCTTCTTTATATTGCAGTCTTTGGCATGTCATGGGGCCCTGTCTGCTGGGTTGTTCTGTCAGAAATGTTCCCGAGTTCCATCAAGGGCGCAGCTATGCCTATCGCTGTTACCGGACAATGGTTAGCTAATATCTTGGTTAACTTCCTGTTTAAGGTTGCTGATGGTTCTCCAGCATTGAATCAGACTTTCAACCACGGTTTCTCCTATCTCGTTTTCGCAGCATTAAGTATCTTAGGTGGCTTGATTGTTGCTCGCTTCGTGCCGGAAACCAAAGGTCGGAGCCTGGATGAAATCGAGGAGATGTGGCGCTCCCAGAAGTAG
- the uvrB gene encoding excinuclease ABC subunit UvrB, translated as MTIAIRTTLDEPENHFDFVPHRPSRPEKTEPSKPFRLVSDYEPAGDQPQAISALCKDIQKGERDQVLLGVTGSGKTFTMAKVIEKLQRPSLILAPNKILAAQLYGEFKRFFPENAVEFFVSYYDYYQPEAYVPRTDTYIEKDSAINEAIDRMRHAATRSLLEREDVIIVASVSCLYGIGSVDTYSSMTFRLLKGQLVDQREIIRRLVALQYKRNEVAFGRGSFRVKGDTLEIFPSHYEDMAWRISFFGDEIEEISEFDPLTGVKIAKLDQIKIYANSHYVTPEPTLKAANNAIRRELDNRLREFKAEGKLLEAQRLEERTEFDLEMMAATGACSGIENYSRFLTGRAPGEPPPTLFEYLPDNALLFVDESHQTIPQINGMSRGDYRRKTTLADYGFRLPSCIDNRPLRFEEWNAMRPQTVYVSATPGPWELEQTGGVFVEQIIRPTGLVDPAIEVRPIEEQVDNLIFEAKKTAAAGWRSLVTTLTKRMAEDLTEYMYEAGLKVRYMHSDVETIERIELIRDLRLGVYDVLIGINLLREGLDIPECGLVAVLDADKEGFLRSETSLIQTIGRAARNAEGRVILYGDKITGSMARAMAETERRRIKQIAWNKAHNITPATVKRQVDDIVGHFGVIDSSEAAATIENHDPKVLARSISETEKEMLEAAANLEFEKAAQLRDVLHQLKRQELGLPPEKSSEIQGRSEAGRPGTRKTRSDKARLRTHSLR; from the coding sequence ATGACTATCGCGATCCGCACGACGCTTGATGAGCCAGAAAATCATTTCGATTTTGTGCCTCATCGCCCCAGCCGCCCTGAAAAAACAGAGCCGTCAAAACCGTTTCGTCTTGTTTCCGATTACGAGCCAGCGGGTGATCAGCCGCAGGCCATTAGCGCCTTGTGTAAAGATATTCAAAAAGGCGAGCGGGATCAGGTTCTGTTAGGGGTAACCGGATCCGGTAAGACCTTTACCATGGCAAAAGTCATTGAGAAATTACAGCGGCCTAGTTTGATATTGGCGCCTAATAAAATTCTGGCTGCCCAGCTTTATGGTGAGTTTAAACGCTTTTTTCCTGAAAATGCGGTCGAATTTTTCGTGAGCTATTACGATTATTATCAGCCGGAAGCCTATGTGCCGAGGACAGATACCTATATCGAAAAAGATAGCGCCATCAATGAAGCGATAGACCGGATGCGCCATGCGGCAACGCGTTCTTTATTAGAGCGCGAAGATGTTATTATCGTGGCCTCGGTTTCTTGTCTTTATGGTATCGGTTCGGTTGATACCTATTCATCCATGACCTTTCGTTTATTGAAAGGTCAATTAGTCGATCAGCGGGAAATTATTCGCCGTTTGGTTGCTTTACAGTATAAGCGCAATGAGGTTGCCTTTGGACGAGGTTCTTTCCGTGTCAAAGGCGATACCCTTGAGATATTTCCATCCCATTATGAAGATATGGCTTGGCGTATCAGCTTTTTCGGGGATGAAATCGAAGAAATTTCTGAATTCGATCCTTTGACTGGGGTGAAGATCGCTAAACTCGACCAGATTAAAATTTATGCTAATTCTCATTATGTGACACCAGAACCGACTTTGAAGGCTGCTAATAATGCGATCCGGCGCGAGTTGGACAACCGTTTGCGGGAATTCAAAGCTGAAGGTAAATTACTGGAAGCGCAGCGATTGGAAGAGCGCACCGAATTCGATCTGGAAATGATGGCTGCAACCGGTGCTTGTTCCGGTATTGAAAATTATTCCCGCTTTCTGACCGGACGCGCCCCCGGAGAACCTCCGCCTACTTTATTTGAATATTTGCCTGATAATGCTTTGTTATTTGTGGATGAAAGCCATCAGACGATTCCGCAAATTAACGGTATGTCACGGGGTGATTATCGCCGTAAAACGACTTTGGCTGATTATGGCTTCCGCTTGCCTTCCTGTATTGATAACCGACCTCTTCGGTTTGAAGAATGGAATGCGATGCGTCCGCAAACCGTCTATGTTTCTGCAACGCCGGGACCGTGGGAATTGGAGCAAACTGGCGGCGTTTTTGTCGAACAGATTATTCGACCGACGGGGCTGGTTGATCCTGCAATCGAAGTTCGACCGATTGAAGAGCAGGTTGATAATCTGATCTTTGAAGCCAAGAAAACGGCGGCGGCCGGATGGCGTTCTTTGGTGACGACCTTGACCAAGAGAATGGCTGAGGATTTGACTGAATATATGTATGAAGCGGGGTTGAAAGTCCGTTACATGCATTCCGATGTCGAAACGATCGAACGCATCGAGCTTATTCGGGATTTGAGATTAGGCGTTTATGACGTCTTGATCGGTATCAACCTGTTGCGAGAAGGCTTGGATATCCCAGAATGTGGATTAGTGGCCGTATTAGATGCTGATAAAGAAGGCTTTTTGCGGTCTGAAACTTCACTGATTCAGACGATCGGTCGAGCTGCGCGTAATGCCGAAGGGCGTGTTATTTTGTATGGTGACAAGATAACCGGTTCGATGGCGCGGGCTATGGCAGAAACTGAACGCCGCCGGATTAAGCAGATTGCCTGGAATAAAGCGCATAATATTACACCTGCAACGGTTAAGCGGCAGGTCGATGATATTGTCGGTCATTTCGGTGTTATCGACAGTAGTGAGGCCGCCGCTACCATCGAAAATCATGATCCGAAGGTTTTGGCACGTTCTATTTCCGAGACTGAAAAAGAGATGTTAGAAGCCGCCGCTAATTTGGAATTTGAAAAAGCGGCACAATTAAGAGATGTCTTGCACCAGTTGAAAAGACAGGAATTGGGACTGCCTCCTGAAAAGTCGTCTGAGATCCAAGGTCGGTCTGAAGCCGGACGTCCCGGCACTCGAAAAACCAGAAGTGACAAAGCTAGGCTCAGGACTCATTCTTTGAGATAG
- the ligA gene encoding NAD-dependent DNA ligase LigA: MNADIDLFSYLNPEKQDLSALAPKDLSREQAVIELERLANLISHYDHLYHDKDNPAVPDSEYDALVLRNRRIEQFFPDLIRPDSPSKKVGSRPNSRLPKIAHRAAMLSLDNGFLDQDVEDFLGRVRRFFNLKENQAVICTVEPKIDGLSCSLRYEKGILTQAVTRGDGVIGEDVTPNVRVIDDIPKTLKGDNWPEIIEIRGEVYMAKSDFAALNARQTEENKKLFANPRNAAAGSLRQLDPNITARRSLRFLAHGWGEATSLPADTQYGMMKMIESYGLSVSNLLARADNIGQMLDFYQKIEAERADLDFDIDGVVYKLDQLDWQQRFGFSARAPRFALAHKFPAEKAQTTLLDIEIQVGRTGVLTPVAKLEPVTVGGVVVSSATLHNSDEIERLGARPGDRVLVQRAGDVIPQIVENLTSDVDRPIWHFPHRCPVCDSVARREEGEVAWRCTGGLICPAQRVERLCHFVSRTAFEIEGLGKSHIESFFADKLIETPADIFRLFQKRQLLIEREGWGELSVDNLISAIDKRRKVPFDRFLFALGIRHVGAVTARDLAKSYQTWDNFKAAIDEAAHLRTILQPSSEESEEKYQKRVDKELISFFHIPNMGGKIIRSLLDFFAETHNSDVVSDLLQEVQIEPLYFELASSPLSGKIIVFTGSLQKITRDEAKRQAENLGAKVASSVSKKTNLVVAGEAAGSKLSKAKELDISIIDEDRWHRIVENDGQDSIKI; encoded by the coding sequence ATGAATGCGGATATTGACCTTTTTTCTTATCTGAATCCTGAAAAACAGGATTTGTCAGCTCTGGCTCCGAAAGATTTATCTCGTGAACAAGCGGTTATTGAATTGGAACGCTTGGCAAATTTGATCAGCCATTACGATCATCTTTATCATGATAAGGATAATCCGGCTGTTCCTGATAGCGAATATGATGCCTTGGTCTTGCGAAACCGTCGGATTGAACAGTTTTTTCCTGACTTAATCCGGCCGGATTCTCCAAGTAAAAAAGTCGGTAGTCGTCCTAATTCACGTTTGCCCAAAATTGCACATCGGGCAGCGATGCTTAGTCTTGATAATGGTTTTCTGGATCAGGATGTTGAAGATTTTTTGGGTCGGGTCCGCCGTTTTTTCAATTTAAAAGAAAATCAGGCCGTCATTTGCACTGTTGAACCGAAAATTGACGGTCTCTCTTGCTCGTTGCGTTATGAAAAGGGCATTTTAACTCAGGCCGTTACGCGAGGAGACGGGGTTATTGGTGAGGATGTTACGCCTAATGTCCGCGTTATTGATGACATCCCCAAAACATTAAAAGGCGATAATTGGCCAGAAATTATTGAAATTCGTGGCGAAGTTTACATGGCAAAAAGCGATTTTGCTGCTTTGAATGCTCGTCAGACAGAAGAAAATAAAAAGCTTTTTGCCAATCCTCGCAATGCTGCGGCTGGGTCTTTGCGGCAGCTAGACCCGAATATTACCGCAAGACGTTCTCTTCGCTTTTTGGCGCATGGTTGGGGCGAGGCTACATCTCTACCTGCCGATACCCAATACGGCATGATGAAAATGATAGAAAGCTATGGCTTGTCTGTCAGTAATCTGCTGGCTCGTGCTGACAATATTGGGCAGATGCTCGATTTCTATCAGAAAATAGAGGCCGAACGGGCTGATTTAGATTTTGATATTGATGGTGTCGTTTATAAATTAGATCAGCTTGATTGGCAGCAAAGATTTGGATTTTCAGCGCGCGCCCCACGTTTTGCCTTGGCGCATAAATTCCCAGCAGAAAAAGCGCAAACAACGCTTTTAGATATCGAGATACAGGTCGGGCGTACGGGTGTTTTGACACCCGTGGCTAAATTAGAGCCTGTAACGGTTGGAGGGGTCGTTGTCTCTTCTGCGACCCTCCATAACTCTGATGAAATTGAGCGTTTGGGTGCCCGTCCTGGAGATCGGGTTCTGGTTCAACGTGCTGGAGATGTTATTCCCCAGATAGTCGAAAATCTAACCTCTGATGTCGATCGTCCGATTTGGCATTTCCCGCATCGCTGTCCAGTTTGTGACTCTGTTGCTAGAAGGGAAGAAGGGGAAGTCGCCTGGCGTTGCACCGGAGGTTTGATCTGTCCAGCGCAACGCGTTGAGCGCTTGTGCCATTTCGTTTCGCGCACTGCCTTTGAAATTGAGGGCTTAGGAAAAAGCCATATCGAAAGTTTTTTTGCCGATAAATTGATTGAAACACCTGCCGATATTTTTCGGTTGTTTCAAAAACGTCAGCTTTTGATCGAGAGGGAAGGTTGGGGTGAACTTTCTGTCGATAATTTAATATCGGCTATCGACAAACGGCGAAAAGTCCCGTTTGATCGTTTTCTTTTTGCCTTGGGTATTCGCCATGTAGGTGCTGTAACAGCGCGAGATTTAGCTAAATCTTATCAAACATGGGATAATTTTAAAGCGGCCATTGATGAGGCGGCTCATCTACGGACTATATTACAGCCTTCAAGTGAAGAGTCTGAAGAAAAGTATCAAAAAAGGGTAGATAAAGAGCTTATCTCTTTTTTCCATATTCCTAATATGGGTGGTAAAATCATTCGAAGCCTTCTGGATTTTTTTGCTGAAACCCATAATTCCGATGTTGTTTCTGATCTTTTACAGGAAGTTCAAATTGAGCCTCTTTATTTTGAGCTGGCCTCTTCGCCTTTGTCAGGAAAGATTATTGTTTTTACTGGAAGTCTGCAAAAAATAACGAGAGACGAGGCTAAGCGACAAGCTGAAAATCTGGGCGCTAAAGTGGCTTCATCCGTTTCAAAAAAGACTAATCTTGTTGTCGCGGGAGAGGCCGCAGGTTCTAAGCTTTCAAAAGCGAAAGAGCTGGATATTTCCATTATAGATGAGGATAGATGGCATCGTATCGTAGAAAATGACGGGCAAGACAGTATAAAAATCTAA
- the rodA gene encoding rod shape-determining protein RodA, translating to MLSLVPAPIRQLPWKLLLLVMAVGSFGLVVLYSAGGGLHPWALNQGLRFVFFIFVAIAISRIDQGSLKQISWPLYGGLLLLLIFVELFGFVGGGSRRWLNLGIMTLQPSELMKLAIVLAISRFYDLLPAGEIRTFSAMWPAAVLILVPALLVAVQPDLGTALMIVAGGVIVCFLAGLPLWLFIGGGVSLAAIAPLAFFFLLHDYQRNRVLIFLTPESDPLGRGYHISQSKIAIGSGGIFGKGFLNGTQSHLDYLPERHTDFVFATMAEEWGLIGGLFIIVSFMIIISWGMKVALNAPSRFAKLTAAGLSSTIFFYVAINLAMVMGMAPVVGIPLPLVSNGGSAMMNVMICLGLLMAIDRWTRYPKKGF from the coding sequence ATGTTGTCCTTAGTACCTGCTCCTATTCGGCAGTTGCCGTGGAAGCTTTTGCTTCTGGTTATGGCTGTTGGCAGTTTTGGATTGGTTGTTTTATATTCGGCTGGAGGTGGGCTGCATCCTTGGGCGTTGAATCAAGGGCTGCGTTTCGTTTTCTTTATTTTTGTCGCGATTGCTATCAGCCGTATAGATCAGGGCAGTTTGAAGCAAATTTCTTGGCCGCTTTACGGCGGGTTATTGCTCCTCCTTATTTTTGTCGAGCTATTTGGCTTTGTAGGTGGCGGTAGTCGGCGATGGCTTAATCTGGGGATTATGACCCTTCAGCCTTCGGAATTGATGAAGTTGGCGATTGTCCTTGCGATTTCCCGTTTTTATGATTTGCTGCCTGCGGGTGAGATTAGAACCTTTTCCGCTATGTGGCCTGCGGCTGTTTTAATTTTGGTTCCGGCGCTTCTTGTTGCAGTTCAGCCTGACCTTGGAACGGCATTGATGATTGTCGCGGGGGGGGTAATTGTCTGTTTTTTGGCTGGATTGCCCTTATGGCTATTTATCGGGGGCGGTGTGTCCTTGGCGGCGATTGCGCCGCTCGCTTTCTTTTTTCTATTGCATGATTATCAGCGCAATCGGGTTTTGATCTTTTTAACGCCTGAAAGTGACCCTTTGGGGCGAGGATATCATATCAGTCAGTCCAAAATCGCGATTGGTTCAGGTGGTATTTTTGGCAAGGGATTTTTGAATGGCACTCAGAGCCATCTCGATTACTTGCCTGAACGTCACACCGATTTTGTTTTTGCAACAATGGCCGAGGAATGGGGACTGATCGGAGGGCTGTTCATTATTGTCAGTTTTATGATTATCATCAGCTGGGGCATGAAGGTGGCATTAAATGCGCCGTCACGTTTCGCCAAATTAACGGCAGCAGGCCTATCTTCGACTATTTTTTTCTATGTTGCGATCAATCTAGCTATGGTTATGGGGATGGCACCCGTAGTGGGCATTCCACTGCCTTTAGTCTCTAATGGTGGCTCGGCAATGATGAATGTGATGATTTGTTTAGGGCTGCTCATGGCGATTGATCGTTGGACACGCTATCCCAAAAAAGGATTTTGA
- the tgt gene encoding tRNA guanosine(34) transglycosylase Tgt, producing the protein MMTAVKGRNVVEATAQETDRPRFSFSIAAREGKSRTGTIEMKRGVIRTPAFMPVGTAATVKALKPETVRATGADIILGNTYHLMLRPGAERIAKLGGLHSFMGWDRPILTDSGGYQVMSLSSLTKQSEEGVTFKSHLDGSRHMLSPERSIEIQHLLGSDIVMAFDECTPYPATPSRAASSMERSMRWAKRSRDAFDSRKEQAENAALFGIQQGSVFENLRQQSADALAEIGFDGYAVGGLAVGEGQDEMFRVLDFSVPMLPDDKPHYLMGVGKPDDIVGAVERGIDMFDCVLPTRSGRNGQAFTWDGPINIRNARFSEDLKPLDSECHCAVCQKWSRAYIHHLIRAGEILGAMLMTEHNIAFYQQLMQKIRDSISEGRFSQFAQDFRARYFARNS; encoded by the coding sequence ATGATGACGGCAGTCAAAGGAAGAAATGTGGTAGAAGCAACAGCGCAAGAGACCGATCGTCCGCGTTTTTCTTTTTCAATCGCGGCAAGGGAAGGAAAATCCCGCACCGGCACTATCGAAATGAAGCGGGGCGTTATCCGAACCCCTGCCTTTATGCCGGTTGGAACGGCAGCTACCGTAAAGGCTTTGAAGCCGGAAACAGTTCGGGCAACTGGCGCTGATATTATCTTGGGGAATACCTATCATCTGATGCTTCGTCCGGGTGCCGAACGGATAGCTAAGCTGGGCGGATTACATTCTTTTATGGGGTGGGATCGGCCTATTTTGACGGATAGCGGCGGGTATCAGGTGATGAGCCTGTCTTCTTTGACGAAGCAGAGCGAAGAGGGCGTTACCTTTAAAAGTCACCTTGACGGTTCCCGCCATATGCTGTCGCCGGAACGTTCTATCGAAATCCAGCATTTACTAGGCAGTGATATCGTAATGGCCTTTGACGAATGCACGCCTTATCCGGCAACGCCTTCGCGCGCGGCTTCGTCAATGGAACGCTCGATGCGGTGGGCGAAAAGATCACGGGATGCCTTTGATAGCCGAAAAGAACAGGCCGAAAATGCGGCTTTGTTCGGAATTCAGCAAGGCTCTGTTTTTGAAAATCTGCGGCAACAATCGGCGGATGCTCTGGCTGAAATCGGCTTTGATGGCTATGCTGTTGGGGGATTGGCTGTGGGTGAAGGACAGGATGAAATGTTCCGCGTCCTTGATTTTTCTGTGCCGATGCTGCCCGATGACAAACCCCATTATTTGATGGGCGTTGGCAAGCCTGATGATATCGTTGGAGCAGTTGAACGCGGCATTGATATGTTCGATTGCGTCTTGCCGACACGTTCCGGTCGGAATGGGCAAGCCTTTACATGGGATGGGCCTATCAATATCAGAAATGCTCGTTTTTCAGAAGATTTGAAGCCGTTGGATAGTGAATGTCATTGTGCCGTTTGCCAGAAATGGAGCCGCGCCTATATCCATCATTTAATTCGGGCGGGTGAGATCTTGGGGGCTATGCTGATGACAGAGCATAATATCGCCTTTTATCAGCAGCTTATGCAAAAAATACGGGACTCTATTTCGGAGGGGCGTTTTTCGCAATTTGCTCAGGATTTCAGAGCGCGCTATTTCGCACGGAATAGCTAG
- a CDS encoding IS5 family transposase (programmed frameshift) has product MSDVFLLSEHQMERIKPFFPLAHGVPRVDDRRVLSGIVYVIRNGLQWKDAPKAYGPHKTLYNRFIRWSRLGVFDRIFVALTEQAGRSKRLMIDATHLKAHRTAASLLKKGLFPRHIGRTKGGLNSKLHAVCDSQGRPVRLHLTAGQVSDFKGADVLLANLPEETQEILGDRGYDSNKIRQSLADRNITACIPPKKNRKSKPPYDWHLYKKRHLIENMFAKLKDWRRVATRYDRCAHTFMSAIHIAASFIFYLKE; this is encoded by the exons GTGAGTGACGTGTTTTTGCTGTCTGAGCACCAGATGGAACGGATTAAGCCGTTTTTTCCACTGGCGCATGGTGTGCCGCGTGTCGATGACCGTCGTGTCCTGAGCGGGATCGTTTACGTGATCCGCAACGGCCTTCAGTGGAAAGACGCCCCGAAAGCGTATGGCCCGCACAAGACTTTATACAACCGGTTTATCCGGTGGAGCCGCCTGGGTGTCTTTGACCGGATCTTCGTCGCCCTGACGGAGCAGGCAGGCCGTTCAAAGCGTCTGATGATCGATGCAACACATCTGAAAGCACACCGGACAGCGGCCTCCCTGCTCAAAAAGGGGCTTT TTCCCCGCCATATCGGACGCACGAAAGGCGGACTGAACTCAAAGCTTCACGCTGTATGCGATAGTCAGGGCCGCCCTGTCCGGCTGCATCTGACCGCAGGTCAGGTCAGTGACTTCAAAGGCGCGGATGTTCTGCTGGCAAATCTGCCGGAAGAAACACAAGAAATTCTCGGGGACCGGGGATACGACAGTAATAAAATCAGACAGTCTCTCGCAGACCGGAATATCACCGCCTGTATTCCGCCGAAGAAGAACCGGAAATCAAAGCCGCCTTACGACTGGCATCTGTATAAAAAGCGTCACCTCATCGAAAATATGTTCGCAAAGCTCAAAGACTGGCGGCGTGTCGCAACACGATACGACCGGTGCGCTCACACATTCATGTCAGCAATCCATATCGCAGCAAGTTTCATCTTCTATCTCAAAGAATGA
- the zwf gene encoding glucose-6-phosphate dehydrogenase, whose translation MTNTVSTMILFGSTGDLSQRMLLPSLYGLDADGLLADDLRIVCTSRSEYDTDGFRDFAEKALDRFVASDRLNDDAKAKFLNKLFYATVDITDPTQFGKLADLCGPVEKGIAIYLSTAPSLFEGAIAGLKQAGLAGPTSRLALEKPLGQDLASSDHINDAVLKVFSEKQVYRIDHYLGKETVQNLLTLRFGNALFEPLWNSKGIDHVQISVAETVGLEGRIGYFDGSGSLRDMVQSHILQLVALVAMEPPAHMEANAVRDEKVKVFRALRPINNDTVFTHTVTGQYGAGVSGGKEVAGYIDELGQPSDTETFVAIKAHVDNWRWQGVPFYIRTGKRLPARRSEIVVQFKPVPHSIFSSSGGILQPNKLRIVLQPDETIQISMMVKEPGLDRNGAHMREVWLDLSLTDVFKDRKRRIAYERLMLDLIEGDATLFVRRDEVEAQWVWIDGIREGWKANSMKPKTYVSGTWGPSTAIALAERDGVTWYD comes from the coding sequence ATGACAAATACCGTTTCGACGATGATATTGTTTGGCTCGACTGGCGACCTTTCACAGCGTATGCTGTTGCCGTCGCTTTATGGTCTTGATGCCGATGGTTTGCTTGCAGATGATCTGCGTATCGTCTGCACCTCTCGTAGCGAATACGACACAGATGGTTTCCGTGATTTTGCAGAAAAAGCTTTAGATCGCTTTGTCGCTTCTGACCGGTTAAATGATGACGCTAAAGCTAAATTCCTTAACAAGCTTTTCTACGCGACGGTCGATATTACGGATCCGACCCAATTCGGAAAATTAGCTGACCTTTGTGGCCCGGTCGAAAAAGGTATCGCCATTTATCTTTCGACTGCGCCTTCTTTGTTTGAAGGGGCAATCGCTGGCCTGAAACAGGCTGGTCTGGCTGGTCCAACTTCTCGCCTGGCGCTTGAAAAACCTTTAGGTCAGGATCTTGCTTCTTCCGATCATATTAATGATGCGGTTTTGAAAGTTTTCTCTGAAAAGCAAGTTTATCGTATTGACCATTATCTGGGTAAAGAAACGGTTCAGAATCTTCTGACCCTGCGTTTTGGTAATGCTTTGTTTGAACCGCTTTGGAATTCAAAAGGCATTGACCACGTTCAGATCAGCGTTGCTGAAACGGTTGGTCTTGAAGGTCGTATCGGTTATTTCGACGGTTCTGGCAGCTTGCGCGATATGGTTCAAAGCCATATCCTTCAGTTGGTCGCTTTGGTTGCAATGGAACCGCCGGCTCATATGGAAGCCAACGCTGTTCGTGACGAAAAGGTAAAAGTTTTCCGCGCTCTGCGTCCGATCAATAACGACACCGTCTTTACGCATACCGTTACCGGTCAATATGGTGCCGGTGTTTCTGGTGGTAAAGAAGTTGCCGGTTACATTGACGAACTGGGTCAGCCTTCCGATACCGAAACCTTTGTTGCTATCAAAGCGCATGTTGATAACTGGCGTTGGCAGGGTGTTCCGTTCTATATCCGCACTGGTAAGCGTTTACCTGCACGTCGTTCTGAAATCGTGGTGCAGTTTAAACCTGTTCCGCATTCGATTTTCTCTTCTTCAGGTGGTATCTTGCAGCCGAACAAGCTGCGTATTGTCTTACAGCCTGATGAAACCATCCAGATTTCTATGATGGTGAAAGAACCGGGTCTTGACCGTAACGGTGCGCATATGCGTGAAGTTTGGCTGGATCTTTCCCTCACGGATGTGTTTAAAGACCGTAAACGTCGTATCGCTTATGAACGCCTGATGCTTGATCTTATCGAAGGCGATGCTACTTTATTTGTGCGTCGTGACGAAGTTGAGGCGCAGTGGGTTTGGATTGACGGAATTCGTGAAGGCTGGAAAGCCAACAGTATGAAGCCAAAAACCTATGTCTCTGGTACATGGGGGCCTTCAACTGCTATAGCTCTGGCCGAACGTGATGGAGTAACTTGGTATGACTGA